AAAAAGCCTGtctgattaaataaataaacagccaCAGCCATATCTTGATTTCAAGTGGCACCACAAACACATGGAATGTTTTGAGTTTGCTGAATTTGCATGCAACATTGTGACCACTCCTCTTATTTGTGAGGCTACAAAGCTTCTCTTCCCTACAactgttttagatctttgatcTAGTTTGAAGCTCTAAAACAAGATGTCAACTAGTAAACAGGGGTTTTTACTCCTCCAACACTTTATAATAATCTCATCTTGGAtatgaaaaccatgtatctatCTAGGGGTTTTAAAAGTCAGTTTTACCTGGTGTGTTTGCATAAGGGAACACCAacccttttgtttttggtttgtgcTGCATGTTATGTACCAAAGATGTTTGACAACATTTTACCAttgccaaaacacacaaagtaaaaaaacacgTCAATCTAGCTGAAGTCACTTTAAGACAGTTGGCAAACGTATGGCCCAGGTATTATCAATATGTTCCCAACAATATTTTCAACACAATTAACCTGCGCCTCTAAGACATAAACAGAAAACCAACTGCACAAAGTTGCtctttacaatttattttaaataaattccaATACAAAAGAACCCATTCTGAAATCCAAACACCACTAGTGTATAAGTACTACTCCATGTGCAGCAGGTAGGAATTGTTTTGCTTCGAGAATATAGCGGACTTATgatgacaaaaaagaaaaatcactgtAATCAATATTATCCCTGAGAGCaccatagaaataaaatacatcCATTAAAGAAAATTTCCTGAATAAGAAttgacactttaaaaaaaaaagatatgcaCCTCCTAATTTAATTCCATTCTGTTCATAGTGGCACTTGGCACATAGAATAGGATTGTTTTAGGTGTTTGTGAACACAGTCAAGAAACCAGACCGTGATGGTCTTTAAAACATGGTCATTTATCCGACGCTGACAACTTTTCAGTTCACTACAGATATCTGCGTTCGTCATGTAAGCCAGCATCCTGTGAACTGTCTCAGCAGAAAACACTTTGGTGGCATGTAAAGGGATACATGTGAAACTATATCCTTCAACGTCTGGCGAACTTCAACATACTGAACATTGATTTGATCTAAAATACTGCTGGCAGACAttagcagctgagtgtgaaTCCATCAGTTCCCACCACACACAGCTGGAATCTGAAATTCCAATTAACTACTCAAGCGTGTCCAGAGGGGATGGGTCCACTGGGTCATCTGTGGTACTGCTGATGGGGTTGTCCTTATTACCGCTGCTTGTCTGGGTGTCACGAGCAGAAgagtcactgtcactgtcaatgGTGATGACAGCAGGTGAGTGCTTCTCAGTGCGTTcactactcttgtgccttttgcttttcttcttgtgtttcttctttttcttgtgGTGGCGCTTGCTTCGCTCGTGAGAGTTTTCCTCGTTGATGAGCTCCACACTGAGGCTCCTGCTGGTCTTCCTCGACCTGTCTTTGGATTTTTTGCGATGCTTCTCTTTGctctttttcttgtgttttacaGGGGAGTCACCTTCAGCATTTGAATTGGAAAGTTCTTTTTTGGACGCTTCCTCCAAATGTCTCgttttgtattttctctttCCGCCGGGCTTGTCGTTGTGAGGCCTCCTTTTCATCGAAGGGGAGCGACTGCTGGAAGGAGTACGAGAACGAGAGTGCCTCCTGTCTCGTCTCCGCGAGTCCCTGCTGCGGCTCCTGGAGTGGGAGCGCCGATCGGAGTATTTGCGGCTACTGTAATAGTAGGACCGCCTCTCTGTGTAATGCATCCCACTATTATTTCTCTTTTCGCTCTCTTCGCAGTAATGCCTATATGACTGATAGCTGCTATCACTGTCCCTCTTTTTATAATTACGGTCACATTTTGAGATCACCAAGCTCCTGGTAGAGTGCCTGCGCTCTGAACTTCTCGACCTCCTCTTTCTCCAACGGTCTCCGTCCTTTGACCAGTGCTTGTCCCTAGATCTATTATTACACTCAAATCTTCTGTCTGTATCTTTTCTGTCTGACTTACTGGACGTCTTGTGCCTCCTGGATGTCGAAGAGCTACAGCTTTCTCTTAAAGCCAAAGGATGACAATGTTCTGAATCTACATTTTCTGACTGTCCAGCACCACTTGGATCACTACTCTGTGAAGCTACAGGACTCAGACTGCAGAAGCGGATGTGCTGAGGTAGTAGAGGCACTGCTTTAATATCTTCACAGTCAGACTCATCGGAGTTAGAGGAGAGATGGACCAGCTCAGGCGTTCTCTCTGCTGTTGGCTTAACATAACCAACAATAACACAGTCATCGCTGTCATAAGACGGACACTCTTCGTTGTTAACTTCACCCTGGATCATGTCTGTTTGGTTATGAGGACTCACTTGCTGTGAAGAGGCCCTAGACTCACGTGTCTCCTCCTCTAAACTGCTGTCTGAGTCTGAGTCAAGGACTGACAGACACTCtgccctgctctgctctgctgtcgTGGAGTATGATGGCCCAGGCGTCTCATCATCCCACACAGAGTGGCTCAGAGTAGAAGTGGTGTCTCCTGGCGGGTCCAAATCCGCTGAGTGCTCTTCATCCTCTGAGATAGCTATTACAGATGAATTGGAGCTGCTGCCTTCATTTGAGGAAGGGGCTGGGTAGTCGTAGGCAGCATGCTGGTCATAGGCCTCCATATTGAAGGGGGACTTTGCAAAGCTGATGAACTCATGCAGAAAGTGCTCTGTGCGCCCCTGGAGGAATGGCCTGAGCTCTTCCAGAATAGCTCCATCCTCCATGTCGTAACGTGTAATGCGTGACATGATGATGTGTTGAACTATGTTGACCAAAGAGCCGTGGGCTCCATACAGCACAATGAGTTCTCTTTTTAGCCAGGGGATCAGTCTATGCAGGCAAGCAGGATTACGTCGGAAAAACTCAGCTGAGGTGTCTCGGGAGCGGCCACCATCCCGGACATTCCGAACCCTCACTCCCCGTCGATACAGTTCCCTCCTGAAGTTCACCATTTCCTGCTCTCTGACATTGTTCACAGCCCTGCCTTCACTCACAGCTCTTCTCTTGGCTGCCAACCTCATCA
The window above is part of the Epinephelus moara isolate mb chromosome 5, YSFRI_EMoa_1.0, whole genome shotgun sequence genome. Proteins encoded here:
- the toporsa gene encoding topoisomerase I binding, arginine/serine-rich a → MSAIKIALQQSQKRGRRKTSETMSAEVSPDSKCPICLDIFNNISYLDLCLHKFCFRCIHEWSKNKAECPLCKQPFHSIYHSIKSEQDFKKYDLRPVESTSFGTFQGVRFRYRTTLTGVHRQMRGRTSPPPDNGVMFEASANAPQQPQDRYIRRMMMRLAAKRRAVSEGRAVNNVREQEMVNFRRELYRRGVRVRNVRDGGRSRDTSAEFFRRNPACLHRLIPWLKRELIVLYGAHGSLVNIVQHIIMSRITRYDMEDGAILEELRPFLQGRTEHFLHEFISFAKSPFNMEAYDQHAAYDYPAPSSNEGSSSNSSVIAISEDEEHSADLDPPGDTTSTLSHSVWDDETPGPSYSTTAEQSRAECLSVLDSDSDSSLEEETRESRASSQQVSPHNQTDMIQGEVNNEECPSYDSDDCVIVGYVKPTAERTPELVHLSSNSDESDCEDIKAVPLLPQHIRFCSLSPVASQSSDPSGAGQSENVDSEHCHPLALRESCSSSTSRRHKTSSKSDRKDTDRRFECNNRSRDKHWSKDGDRWRKRRSRSSERRHSTRSLVISKCDRNYKKRDSDSSYQSYRHYCEESEKRNNSGMHYTERRSYYYSSRKYSDRRSHSRSRSRDSRRRDRRHSRSRTPSSSRSPSMKRRPHNDKPGGKRKYKTRHLEEASKKELSNSNAEGDSPVKHKKKSKEKHRKKSKDRSRKTSRSLSVELINEENSHERSKRHHKKKKKHKKKSKRHKSSERTEKHSPAVITIDSDSDSSARDTQTSSGNKDNPISSTTDDPVDPSPLDTLE